The Styela clava chromosome 3, kaStyClav1.hap1.2, whole genome shotgun sequence genome includes the window ACACAAGCGAAATATTGTTTGATAAAGTAGGTGTGTATTGTAAACACGATGTTCGAAGATATCGCGCTAAGCGATGCTCATGGTTGAATGCAAAAGGTGTTGTCAGCCAGACCTGCATGGCATTGGACTTATAAAATGTTAATGTTTGGTAGAACATCTAACACACATATCGAATAGTTCAGTTTGTTTAAAAAAGTACAAAGCGCTGAAATTAGAAATCGCAGAAGTATTCACAATGATGTGGTTTCATGTTTCAGGCGTGTAGCGAAGTCATTCAGTGAGACTGACCCACGAAACAGCTGTTAAGGGTGGCAATAGGCAAAACCTTTCTTAAATGGTGTCAGAATATATAGCTTGATGTTAGATATACGTTATGATTTTAGGATATGTAACGTGGGATAACTTAGTTCTTATATTATAGTGGTTTCCGTTTCTTATCAATTGGTGAATGAGAATAACCAGTTCATGGTGAACATACAATCGACGATATATCGGCCACATATCTGAGTGATCGTCCAAACACTAACATAACTCATATTTATCACTCTTCAAGTTTATTCTCAAACCTGAATAAAGTCTGAATCGACATTTATAAACAACAGTTTTAATTCTGTTAGCGTAAAAACACCAAGATGAAGACATTTCTGGGCTTAATTCTtgtgtttattgttttttcattcaatGTCGTGGAAAGTAAGAACGCAATGCCAGCAAAGAGATATAAAGTCAATCTTGACGATGATCCGATGACAAGGTAACATAcacataataaatattttgaaagaccTAGCACACGATAGCAGAGTAAATATTGACTTGACCTGATCACCATATCATTTCGTGACCTCCAGAATCAAATTTCTCGTCAATAGTCAACAATTCATAacactattatctggtatttcaATTACCGACAGTTTATGCTATACTGTAATTATAAATTACTGGTAACCGAATAAATTTCACCAATGCATCGCTAATTCTAAACCGAATTATATTATCAGTATTTTGTGTGATGATTTGCATTTTCGCATAAAACAGGGCGCCGGGCAAGCAGAACCTCGTCTTTGACCCCAAAATACCGTAATCAATTTGAATAGGTACAGCCTACGGAATTATTTTAACCGAAACGAGGTTGTGTGAACTCGAACTCGACGTCTTATATCCAACTCCATACCTAGGAGTACAACGCGCTCGCCACGATAGGACGCTTGGACGTAAAAGCACTATGGCATCAACATTTATGTCATATAGGCCAGATTATTTGTTACGTAGGATAACTCAGAGAATGACTGTGAAAACTCTTCTCGGAGAGTTTATTAGACAATTTCAATCTTTTCTTCAGTCTTCTTCTATTTAATATCTGAAATAGGTATAGTACGATGTGGAAAGTGAGTGAACGTTGGTCTGATTCAAACgtataattaatatataataaataataatatacattATTAACATACATTAATATAATATTGCTTCATTTCAGATGGATCCCCCTGTTGGAAAACTTTGACAGATCTTTACTTTTGGATGCTATTGATTCCTTGTTAAAGTAAGATTTAGTTTGTACTACGCCTTTGCTCTGATTGCTCAGTCTAAATATTACTCCCTAAAATTTCCGTGTCTCATGATAACAATTCAGTCCTTCACCCCTTGCCCACGATATTATCAGCAAACTCGGAGTTTGTCTAAGCTTTGCTTGTATTGATTCGCGAtcttcgtgtctatatatttgaccACTGCTCTGTTGTTAATAGATCACACGAAGAAGGTTAATCATACAGTTTGTCCATGAAAGTGCAAAGTTAATGCCTGTTCATGTCAAAATGGCAATGTTTTGTAAcgagttttcttttttttcaggCAATACGTCAAAAACGATGAATTGATCGCTTTAGCCGAAATAATTGCTCATGATCTCGACAAATATATTCCTCAACCATACGCTGATGAAATGCGAGGAATCAGTAAATTTTACAAAGCGGAACTCGGGAAGGTCGTACTTGGAAACCTTGCTTATGATGCCTCGGCTTGGAATACTGTCGGGAAGCAAGTGTTTTATTCGTATATTGTTATTTATCATTAGCATTTAGCTTATTCGAAACGAATTTCGTCTTATTTggttaaattttcaatttcaatgttAAGAGCTTGTACGAGCATTGTGACGATCGACAAGACAGGCGGAATCATACACGGGAGAAATTTAGATTATGGAGCAGGCGATGAGTTAAGAACTATTACGACAGAAGTTGAATTCCATCGAAGTGGAAAAGTACGTTTTTATTTATCATACTTTTGTCTTGATGTGGGATTTGGACTTTGGAACATGAAATTATATCAAATTGAAATAACCTTTCGAAAGAAGTAGCTGTAAAATGGTAAGAATATTGCGAGTTCGACTCGACCAGAATTTGTGATGGAACTCAACCATTCCGAACTGGGTAATTTATTTAAACACTTCATAACTTTTACTAATTGAAGTAACTGCGATCATAGTTTAAAGCATGTTTATTATATAAGCAAACCAAAATACATGTATTTGTATTGAAATGATCATAAATATTTCCACTAGAGTTCAATTTCTGGTCAgttagaaaattcaaaaatacgaGTGGTAGCGAAGAATTTTCAGCGGCTCTGACAACCGTTTTTGACTTGCAATAAAATTTATCTAATTTTAACTCTAGAATCAGAAAGTCATAGTATGAAAAACCAGGCccatatttgatataaaatgcaATTTGTTTGTATTATAGACTTTGTTTATCGGAACTACTTACGTCGGATATGTTGGTCTTCTGACTGCAGAAAAGGTAAACGCATTCACCATATCTGGGGACGAACGTGACACGGGGTATTTGTGGGAGAATATACTGTCTGCGTTGACGAAAGGATGGCCAACAATGCTGATGGCCAGAGAGGTAAATTTAATGAAAGAATTATAATGTCATATAAAATTTTGGTCAAGGTAGTAAGTAAGCAATGTTTAAAAAGAACTTTTACAGTTTACGAAATGAATTTAAGGTAGGcccaaataaatttgatagaAAGTAAGGCCGAATTAATCATCTTCAGCCAACACACATTCCTAATATTTTAGGTTATAACAAATGCTGAAAACTTTGAATCTGCAATCGAAATGTTGCAAAAGGCAAAAACAATCGCACCGATGTATTTCATAGTTGGCGGGGTCAAGCCACACGAGGGTGCTATTATTGTACGTGATCGATGGGGAGCAATCAACGTAACGAGAATGGATGACACGTACAAGTAAGAGTTCTTGGCATTTGAGACAGCCTTGCATATTTTGTGGAAATTCGCAATTCGGAAGCTGAACTGAAATAGCCAAAACCGACCTATACCCATGTTAATCCAAAATAAACCACTCAGAAAATTAAACCACATTTGAgtagaatataaaaattctgtaCTGACGGGTTTCAATGTATGAggatttttgtttataattacATGAAGCATATTCGTTCTTTTTGTTGTAACATCAAAGCAGGTAATTTATATTTCTCATTAAACAAATCaccaagaattttttttattacatcagATGGTTTGTAGTTGAAACAAATTATGATCCTTGGAATCCTCCTCCGTCTTCTGATGACAGGCGAGATCCAGCAATAAAGTTAATGGAAGAAATAGGACAAAATCAAATGAATCCTGAAAATCTTTATAAGGTATCCATTTatataaatacattaaaatacagAGATTGAAATACAGAGATTGCTGTTAATAACGAGACCTCCACTTAGAGCGATTTTATAGTCATGAAAACTAACAGAATAGATAATCCTTATTTAAACACtatgaaaatctaaaaaaaaaacgctacGTAATACTGTCGTTTTTACATTTGAATGTAAATCGAAGTCCAGACGAGTCTTATACAATACaatgaaaatcaatttatttaatatgCTAAATAAATTATTCTCAAAGCTATTTGGTTCTCTAATATCGTTGGAAATGGTCGGGAATGGTCAATGTGTAATAGTTTTGAAGGAGAAAGTGCAACATTCGTTGATACCGGGCTATAGTACACCGTAATTCATTATgttgttaaaaatataaaaaacataattacatcaatatatatttaattcgtTTTATTTCATTAGCTTTCACTTTTGCCTTGTTTACCGGTTTAAACGACTGCGAAAGTAGCCAATccatattgaatataataagaTTGAGATTTCGATAGCTCACACAACGTCTATACCAAACTCAATGTTTTGTGCTAGTTgaacaatttattaaatatgtagattttctcctaaaaaacaaatcattttcaggtattATCTACATCTCCCATACTCAATCCCACAACGACATACACTACGGTGATGAGTGCCAAAAACACGTCTTTGTATCACACCATGGTGAGATGGGATCATCCTAATGAAAACTGAGATAAATTTCGATACATTTTGCTTTGTAGTATAGAGTgctttattttgatatattgaatcAGTATTTTTTGTGCAATATGTTATATGTGTTCTTAGTAATTCATCATTTTagcttttttgttcttattgttTTATTATGTTAAACTTGGACTTAGAAAAACAATTGGATTTTGCCCGAAATATGcaagtttattaaaatatacttttattcattttgaatattaaaatagttCATCTt containing:
- the LOC120343018 gene encoding N-acylethanolamine-hydrolyzing acid amidase-like, which produces MKTFLGLILVFIVFSFNVVESKNAMPAKRYKVNLDDDPMTRWIPLLENFDRSLLLDAIDSLLKQYVKNDELIALAEIIAHDLDKYIPQPYADEMRGISKFYKAELGKVVLGNLAYDASAWNTVGKACTSIVTIDKTGGIIHGRNLDYGAGDELRTITTEVEFHRSGKTLFIGTTYVGYVGLLTAEKVNAFTISGDERDTGYLWENILSALTKGWPTMLMAREVITNAENFESAIEMLQKAKTIAPMYFIVGGVKPHEGAIIVRDRWGAINVTRMDDTYKWFVVETNYDPWNPPPSSDDRRDPAIKLMEEIGQNQMNPENLYKVLSTSPILNPTTTYTTVMSAKNTSLYHTMVRWDHPNEN